A genomic region of Blattabacterium cuenoti contains the following coding sequences:
- a CDS encoding MarC family protein has product MKWINSLISCFMILFSIIDILGNAPIIMGFKSKGNIIETKKVIITSLIIFLSFLFLGQPMLKLIGVDVHSFSVAGSIVLFFIGLEMILGRDLHKVTKNAQTSIVPIAFPLIAGPGSLTTLISLRATYDVNIILLSLILNMIVVYFVIDRCDFIAEKIGNNGLDILKKIFGIVLLAFAVKIFGANASQLFQQ; this is encoded by the coding sequence ATGAAATGGATAAATTCATTAATTAGTTGTTTTATGATACTTTTTAGCATTATAGACATATTAGGGAATGCTCCCATAATTATGGGATTTAAATCAAAGGGGAATATTATAGAGACTAAAAAAGTTATAATTACTTCTCTTATAATATTTTTATCATTCCTTTTTTTAGGACAACCTATGTTAAAACTCATTGGAGTTGATGTCCATTCATTTTCTGTTGCTGGATCCATAGTATTATTTTTCATTGGTTTAGAAATGATATTAGGGAGAGATCTTCATAAGGTCACAAAAAATGCTCAAACTTCTATTGTACCAATAGCTTTTCCACTTATAGCTGGGCCTGGATCTTTAACCACTTTGATTTCATTAAGAGCAACTTATGATGTTAATATCATTCTTTTATCTCTTATTTTGAATATGATCGTCGTTTATTTTGTAATAGATAGATGTGATTTTATAGCAGAAAAAATTGGTAATAACGGATTAGATATTTTAAAGAAAATATTTGGAATTGTTTTATTAGCTTTTGCAGTAAAAATTTTTGGTGCTAATGCTAGTCAATTGTTTCAACAATAA
- the fbp gene encoding class 1 fructose-bisphosphatase: MYTLGEFIIENRDRFSYSTEALLRLFSSIKLASKAIHKEVNKAGLTEELIGSSGFTNIQGENQQKLDDFAHRAFIESFKSRNVVCGIASEESKDFIVIKGEQENFFKNQCIVLIDPLDGSSNIDVNVSIGTIFSVYMRKSSIQMNLTIEDFLQKGNKQILAGYIIYGSSTILVYSIGNGVHGFTLDPSVGTFYLSHSNLRFPNAERIYSINEGNYAKFSNGIRRFIRYCQEQKDNRPYTARYIGSLVGDFHRNLIQGGIYIYPKTASSPEGKLRLLYECNPMAFLAEEAGGKASNGKKRILDIKPTKLHQRTPFFCGPIGMVTKLEEFMINYE; this comes from the coding sequence ATGTATACATTAGGAGAATTTATTATAGAAAATAGAGATCGTTTTTCATATTCAACTGAAGCATTATTACGATTATTTAGTTCTATAAAATTAGCTTCTAAAGCAATTCATAAAGAAGTCAATAAAGCAGGATTAACAGAAGAACTTATAGGAAGTTCTGGCTTTACTAATATTCAAGGAGAAAATCAACAAAAATTAGATGATTTTGCTCATCGAGCTTTCATAGAATCTTTTAAAAGTAGAAATGTTGTATGCGGAATAGCTTCTGAAGAAAGTAAAGATTTTATAGTAATCAAAGGGGAACAAGAAAATTTTTTCAAAAATCAATGTATTGTTTTAATAGATCCACTTGATGGTTCTTCTAATATAGATGTAAACGTATCTATTGGAACTATATTTTCTGTATATATGAGAAAATCTTCTATTCAAATGAATTTAACAATAGAAGATTTTTTGCAAAAAGGAAATAAACAAATTCTTGCAGGATATATTATTTATGGATCCTCTACTATATTGGTATATAGTATTGGAAATGGAGTACATGGATTTACTTTAGATCCTTCAGTTGGAACATTTTACTTATCTCATTCGAATCTTCGTTTTCCTAATGCGGAAAGAATTTATTCTATTAATGAAGGAAATTATGCAAAATTTTCGAATGGAATTAGGAGATTTATTAGATATTGTCAAGAACAAAAAGATAATAGACCCTATACAGCAAGATATATTGGATCTTTAGTGGGGGATTTTCATAGAAATCTAATACAAGGAGGAATATATATTTATCCTAAAACAGCTTCTTCTCCAGAAGGAAAATTAAGATTGCTTTATGAATGTAATCCTATGGCTTTTTTAGCAGAAGAAGCTGGAGGGAAAGCTTCCAATGGAAAAAAACGTATTTTAGACATAAAACCTACTAAATTACATCAAAGAACTCCATTTTTTTGCGGTCCTATAGGAATGGTTACTAAATTAGAAGAGTTTATGATAAATTATGAATAA
- a CDS encoding lysophospholipid acyltransferase family protein — MKIIQISFILLWRTWFFIINIFLIPLWAGASIPFLFKEKHYTIAYWFHQMWARSNLFLMGFWYVLEKDKEILDKNKQYVIISNHSSIMDIMLIYSLMRDHPLVFVGKAELAKLPFFGFVYKKSNILIDRNNLSSCIKVFKKIEDKVVSGKSVCIFPEGGVPKPYIFLDHFKSGAFFIAIIKKIPIIPFTIADIKTKFPSFSIIKGRPGKIRIKQHHSISTKNLSLKDKDNLKEKCFNLIKYQLEKFEREK; from the coding sequence ATGAAAATTATACAAATATCATTCATATTATTATGGCGTACATGGTTTTTTATAATAAATATATTTCTGATACCTTTATGGGCCGGAGCATCTATCCCTTTTCTTTTTAAAGAGAAACATTACACCATCGCATATTGGTTTCATCAAATGTGGGCTAGAAGTAATCTTTTCCTCATGGGTTTTTGGTATGTATTAGAAAAAGATAAAGAAATATTAGATAAAAATAAACAATATGTAATTATCAGTAATCATAGTTCTATAATGGATATTATGTTAATTTACTCTTTGATGAGAGATCATCCTTTGGTTTTTGTGGGTAAGGCAGAATTAGCTAAGCTCCCTTTTTTTGGATTTGTTTATAAAAAAAGTAATATTCTTATTGACAGGAATAATTTATCTAGTTGTATAAAAGTATTTAAAAAAATAGAAGATAAAGTCGTCTCTGGAAAAAGTGTTTGTATCTTTCCAGAAGGAGGTGTTCCTAAACCTTATATTTTTTTGGACCATTTTAAGAGTGGAGCTTTTTTTATCGCTATTATTAAAAAAATCCCTATTATTCCTTTTACGATAGCTGATATAAAAACAAAATTTCCTAGTTTTTCTATCATAAAAGGAAGACCAGGAAAAATTAGGATTAAACAACATCATTCCATATCAACAAAAAATTTATCCTTAAAAGATAAGGATAATTTAAAAGAAAAATGTTTTAATTTAATTAAATATCAATTAGAAAAATTTGAACGTGAAAAATAA
- a CDS encoding ribonuclease HI: MNKKIHIYTDGSSKGNPGPGGYGIFIEIFFGYYYNRKIISEGFRYTTNNRMELLSVIVGLEKIKNKKQNIVIFTDSKYIVNTVQNKWIYKWKKNNFHNKKNVDLWKRFLDLFYNHSIIFHWIKSHNYHYINDFCDRLSVGASKKKSLKIDYVYEKQT; encoded by the coding sequence GTGAACAAAAAAATTCATATTTATACTGACGGTTCTTCAAAAGGTAATCCTGGCCCAGGAGGGTATGGAATTTTTATAGAAATATTTTTTGGTTATTATTATAATAGAAAAATAATTTCAGAAGGATTTCGTTATACAACTAATAATAGAATGGAATTATTATCAGTAATAGTGGGATTAGAAAAAATCAAAAACAAAAAACAAAATATTGTTATTTTTACTGATTCTAAATATATAGTGAATACTGTCCAAAATAAATGGATTTATAAATGGAAAAAAAATAATTTTCACAATAAAAAAAATGTAGATTTGTGGAAAAGATTTTTAGATTTATTTTATAACCATTCTATTATATTTCATTGGATAAAAAGTCACAATTATCATTATATCAATGATTTTTGCGACCGATTATCTGTAGGGGCTTCTAAAAAAAAAAGTCTAAAAATAGATTACGTATATGAAAAACAGACATAA
- a CDS encoding RNA methyltransferase, with the protein MKKIFSIQNTKIKYLIKIFNKKNNMNIFFVEGIKEFEMAIKGNFTPTKIFICEKIFHKYEMIQSFHSITFLISIKIFKKLAYRDNSSGIIALFKEKKYMNQLKNIKISNQNSSLILILDGIEKPGNIGSMLRIADAVNINIIILCNMKTYVYNSNIIRCSLGSIFTRNIFIEKIESIMYWLQKNKIKIVTTGFYKHKKVMNLYQTKFSHCNNIAIVFGSENKGVSNIWLKKSNKIITIPMFGYIDSLNVSNAMSIIIYEIIRQKNYASLCLFFIYVIYF; encoded by the coding sequence ATGAAAAAAATATTCAGTATTCAAAATACAAAAATTAAATATTTGATAAAAATTTTTAACAAAAAAAATAATATGAATATTTTTTTTGTTGAAGGAATAAAAGAATTTGAAATGGCTATAAAAGGAAATTTTACTCCAACAAAAATATTTATATGTGAAAAAATATTTCATAAATATGAAATGATTCAGTCATTTCATTCTATAACTTTTTTGATTAGTATAAAAATTTTTAAAAAATTAGCGTATAGAGATAATTCTAGTGGAATTATTGCTTTATTTAAAGAAAAAAAATATATGAATCAATTGAAAAATATAAAAATTTCTAATCAAAATTCTTCTTTAATACTTATCCTAGATGGGATAGAAAAACCGGGAAATATAGGATCTATGTTAAGAATAGCTGATGCTGTAAATATTAATATTATTATACTATGTAACATGAAAACTTATGTATATAATTCTAATATTATCAGATGTAGTTTAGGAAGTATTTTTACAAGAAATATTTTTATTGAAAAAATAGAATCAATCATGTATTGGTTACAAAAAAATAAAATAAAAATTGTAACAACAGGATTTTATAAACACAAAAAAGTAATGAATCTATATCAGACTAAATTTTCTCATTGTAATAATATAGCTATTGTTTTTGGTTCTGAAAATAAGGGAGTATCAAATATTTGGTTAAAAAAATCTAATAAAATTATAACTATTCCTATGTTTGGATATATAGACTCATTAAATGTCAGTAATGCAATGTCTATAATTATATATGAAATTATTAGACAAAAAAATTATGCTAGTTTATGTCTGTTTTTCATATACGTAATCTATTTTTAG
- a CDS encoding deoxycytidylate deaminase, whose protein sequence is MIYNKSDDLVYMNMAVEHSKLSFCKKKKVGAVIVKNKKIISNGYNRTPHGLNHICEDHNGDTKWYVIHAEANAILKISSSFLSCKGASIYITHFPCKECCKLIYLSNIKRVIYLYEKNDEGFIFLSKFKIKIEKLN, encoded by the coding sequence ATGATTTATAATAAATCCGATGATTTGGTTTATATGAATATGGCAGTGGAACATTCAAAATTATCTTTTTGTAAAAAAAAAAAAGTAGGGGCTGTCATAGTTAAAAATAAAAAAATTATATCCAATGGATATAATCGTACTCCACACGGATTGAATCATATATGTGAAGATCATAACGGAGATACAAAATGGTATGTTATACATGCAGAAGCAAATGCTATATTAAAAATATCTTCTTCTTTTTTATCCTGTAAAGGAGCTTCTATATATATTACTCATTTTCCATGTAAAGAATGTTGTAAACTCATTTATTTATCTAATATAAAAAGAGTTATTTATTTATATGAAAAAAATGATGAAGGATTTATTTTTTTAAGTAAATTTAAAATAAAAATAGAAAAACTAAATTAA